The following are encoded in a window of Caldicellulosiruptor danielii genomic DNA:
- a CDS encoding DUF6873 family GME fold protein, with protein MKYLKFPYIPERNVSCILLDKRAYDKLIYALEDLGIKIVVCESCNDLYPAISSHPDIFYFHYEDNLIFAAPNSPKKTTEELKKLGFNIIFGEKAVLGKYPEDVKYNIAKVGTKVFHNFKFTDRIVAKRIEKDNLQKIHIKQGYAKCSILIVNSNAIITYDKGIHKKAIENGIDSLLISPGFIKLEGLSYGFIGGCGGLISKNLMAFNGDISMHPDYLSIKNFLKKYDIEILNIAGLKLSDIGSIIPLCQE; from the coding sequence TTGAAATACCTAAAATTTCCATATATACCAGAGAGAAATGTTTCTTGCATTCTACTTGATAAAAGAGCGTATGATAAGCTTATCTATGCGTTAGAAGATTTGGGTATAAAAATCGTTGTATGTGAAAGCTGTAATGACCTTTATCCTGCAATATCTTCACACCCTGATATATTTTATTTTCACTATGAAGACAATTTAATCTTTGCCGCTCCCAACTCACCAAAAAAAACTACAGAGGAACTGAAAAAACTTGGATTTAATATAATATTTGGAGAGAAGGCTGTCTTGGGAAAATATCCTGAGGATGTAAAGTACAATATCGCGAAAGTTGGCACAAAAGTCTTTCACAATTTTAAATTTACTGATAGAATAGTAGCAAAAAGAATAGAAAAAGATAACCTTCAAAAGATTCATATAAAACAGGGATACGCCAAATGTTCTATCTTGATTGTAAATTCAAACGCAATTATTACTTATGATAAAGGGATTCACAAAAAGGCAATTGAAAATGGAATAGATAGCTTACTTATATCGCCAGGCTTTATTAAATTGGAAGGGCTTAGCTATGGTTTTATTGGCGGCTGTGGAGGATTGATTAGCAAAAATCTTATGGCTTTTAATGGTGATATTTCAATGCATCCAGATTATTTGAGTATAAAGAATTTTCTAAAAAAATATGATATTGAAATCTTGAATATTGCGGGTTTGAAGCTTTCAGATATAGGTTCTATCATTCCTTTGTGTCAGGAGTAA
- a CDS encoding ECF transporter S component produces MKNGVRFWVFSGIMIALVFVLTFTIKIPLLAGYFNIGDVIIMISSILFGKSIGFMSGSFGSALADIASGYTIYAPFTFIIKGLEGFICGLIFEKLEPKQKKWVSFILSTVSSGIFMAAGYFLSEASVLKYLSSALNINRDLQFGLKVALANLPFNLLQGILSAIISVILVVPLYNNKFIGKMRT; encoded by the coding sequence ATGAAAAACGGCGTGAGGTTTTGGGTATTTTCTGGAATAATGATTGCTCTCGTATTTGTATTGACATTTACTATAAAGATACCCCTCCTGGCAGGTTATTTTAACATTGGTGATGTTATTATAATGATTTCGTCTATTTTGTTTGGCAAAAGCATAGGGTTTATGAGCGGGAGCTTTGGTTCTGCACTTGCGGATATTGCTTCTGGCTATACAATTTATGCTCCTTTTACTTTTATCATCAAAGGTCTTGAAGGTTTTATCTGTGGCCTGATTTTCGAAAAATTGGAACCAAAGCAGAAAAAGTGGGTATCTTTTATTCTTTCCACAGTCTCAAGTGGCATTTTTATGGCAGCGGGATATTTTTTATCAGAAGCTTCTGTGTTAAAATATCTTTCGTCAGCATTAAATATTAATAGAGACTTACAATTTGGACTTAAAGTTGCTCTTGCGAATTTACCTTTTAATTTGCTTCAGGGTATTTTGTCAGCAATAATTTCCGTAATATTGGTTGTACCTCTTTATAATAATAAGTTTATCGGGAAGATGAGAACTTGA
- a CDS encoding purine-nucleoside phosphorylase, giving the protein MSYYERVKEASEFIKSKIPKVPEVAIILGSGLGGFADTMEDKIEIKYSEIPHFPVSTVKGHKGNLVFGRVKGRDVLTFQGRFHLYEGYKIEEVVFGVRAAGLLGVKNLIVTNAAGGISLLLAPGDLMVIRDHINLSGENPAIGPDSERFGERFFDMTYAYDREIIEKAKDVYKKNGVDYKEGVYAFLKGPSYETPSEIRMLKILGADAVGMSTVPEVIAARQMNIKVFGISCITNMAAGILEKKLSHEEVIEVSKMVEEKFIRIIRDLIEII; this is encoded by the coding sequence ATGTCGTATTATGAAAGGGTAAAAGAAGCATCAGAATTTATAAAAAGTAAAATTCCAAAGGTGCCAGAGGTTGCTATTATTCTGGGCAGTGGACTTGGTGGTTTTGCGGATACAATGGAAGATAAAATTGAAATCAAGTATTCAGAGATACCTCATTTTCCTGTTTCTACTGTCAAAGGGCACAAAGGCAACTTGGTATTTGGGAGAGTAAAAGGGAGAGACGTTTTGACCTTTCAGGGAAGATTTCATCTTTATGAAGGGTATAAAATTGAAGAGGTTGTATTTGGTGTGAGGGCAGCAGGACTTTTGGGCGTAAAAAACCTTATTGTTACAAACGCTGCGGGTGGAATTTCTCTACTACTTGCCCCTGGTGATTTAATGGTTATAAGAGATCACATAAATCTTTCAGGTGAAAACCCGGCAATTGGGCCAGATAGCGAAAGATTTGGTGAAAGGTTTTTTGATATGACATATGCATATGACAGGGAGATAATTGAAAAAGCAAAAGATGTGTACAAGAAAAATGGCGTTGATTATAAAGAAGGTGTCTATGCTTTTTTAAAAGGTCCTTCATATGAAACACCTTCAGAGATAAGGATGTTAAAAATTCTTGGTGCTGATGCAGTTGGAATGTCAACAGTTCCAGAGGTTATTGCGGCTCGGCAGATGAATATCAAAGTTTTTGGTATTTCATGTATTACGAACATGGCAGCAGGGATTCTTGAAAAAAAACTTTCACATGAAGAGGTCATAGAAGTTTCAAAGATGGTTGAGGAAAAGTTTATAAGAATAATCAGGGATTTGATAGAGATTATTTAA
- a CDS encoding phosphopentomutase, producing the protein MRVILIVLDSVGVGELDDANLYGDEGSNTLSNISYAVGGLELKNLYKLGIGNITSIKGTPPNPNPIGVFGKSKEMSKGKDTITGHWEIAGVVLQEPFKTFPNGFPEDLIQEFEKRIGRKVLGNKVASGTEIIKELGEEHIKTGNPIVYTSADSVFQIAAHEEVIPLEELYRICQIARQLLVGKYLVARVIARPFVGKDSSSFVRTYNRRDFAVEPPYNTLLDNIKEAGYECVGIGKIEDIFAKRGLTKSIHTEGNMDGVDKTLKTMDEVDRGLIFTNLVDYDMLYGHRNDPIGYAKALIDFDTRLPEIMEKLEKDDVLIITADHGCDPTTPSTDHSREHVPILVYGQNIKKGYDLGTRKSFSDIGQTIAEYLNVKPLKFGESFLKEIVIK; encoded by the coding sequence ATGAGAGTTATATTAATTGTTCTTGACAGTGTAGGTGTCGGTGAGCTTGACGATGCAAATCTTTACGGCGATGAAGGAAGCAATACTCTTTCGAATATATCTTATGCAGTTGGAGGTCTTGAACTTAAGAACTTGTACAAGCTTGGGATAGGGAACATAACAAGCATAAAAGGAACACCGCCAAATCCAAACCCTATTGGAGTTTTTGGTAAAAGCAAGGAAATGTCAAAAGGCAAAGATACTATAACCGGCCACTGGGAGATAGCTGGTGTAGTACTCCAAGAGCCTTTCAAGACTTTTCCAAATGGTTTTCCTGAAGATTTGATTCAGGAATTTGAAAAAAGGATTGGACGAAAAGTTCTTGGCAACAAGGTGGCATCTGGTACAGAGATAATAAAGGAGCTTGGAGAAGAGCATATAAAAACTGGGAACCCAATTGTTTATACTTCTGCTGACTCTGTATTTCAGATAGCTGCTCACGAAGAGGTAATTCCTCTGGAGGAGTTATATAGAATATGCCAAATAGCAAGGCAACTTCTTGTTGGGAAATATCTTGTTGCCAGAGTAATTGCAAGGCCATTTGTGGGGAAAGACAGCAGCAGTTTTGTAAGAACTTATAACAGAAGAGATTTTGCGGTTGAGCCGCCTTACAATACCTTACTTGATAATATAAAAGAAGCAGGTTATGAATGTGTGGGAATAGGTAAGATAGAAGATATTTTTGCCAAAAGAGGACTGACAAAGAGTATTCACACAGAAGGGAACATGGACGGGGTTGACAAGACATTGAAGACGATGGATGAAGTTGACAGAGGATTGATTTTTACAAACCTTGTTGACTATGATATGCTGTATGGTCACAGAAATGATCCAATAGGTTATGCAAAGGCTTTAATAGACTTTGACACAAGGCTTCCGGAAATCATGGAAAAACTTGAAAAAGACGATGTTTTGATAATCACTGCGGACCATGGTTGTGACCCGACAACACCTTCAACAGATCATTCGCGTGAACATGTGCCAATACTTGTGTATGGTCAGAATATAAAAAAAGGATATGACTTGGGAACAAGGAAAAGCTTTTCTGACATTGGTCAGACAATAGCTGAGTACTTGAATGTAAAACCTTTAAAGTTTGGAGAGAGTTTTTTGAAAGAGATTGTGATAAAATAG
- the deoC gene encoding deoxyribose-phosphate aldolase: MTRKEIAKFIDHTLLRSSATPAEIKKLCDEALKYSFASVCVNPYYVKLCKEYLKESNVKVATVIGFPLGANTLKTKVFEAKEAFENGADEIDMVINIGAMLSGDTDYVYEEIKSIVDVAREYSNKIVKVIIETSELDDEKKVEVCEIAAAAGADFVKTSTGFSKSGAKYDDILLMKKAVGNKVRIKASGGIRTFEDALLMIQAGASRIGTSSGVAIVGGE, encoded by the coding sequence ATGACCAGAAAAGAGATTGCAAAGTTTATTGACCACACACTTTTGAGGTCCTCTGCAACACCTGCAGAAATAAAAAAGCTTTGTGATGAAGCTCTGAAATATTCGTTTGCCTCTGTTTGTGTGAATCCTTATTATGTAAAGTTGTGCAAGGAATATTTGAAAGAGTCAAATGTCAAAGTGGCAACTGTAATAGGTTTTCCACTTGGTGCAAACACTCTTAAAACAAAGGTGTTTGAAGCAAAAGAAGCTTTTGAAAATGGTGCTGATGAAATAGATATGGTTATAAATATTGGGGCTATGCTAAGTGGTGACACAGATTATGTCTACGAAGAAATCAAGAGCATTGTTGATGTTGCAAGAGAATATTCAAATAAAATAGTAAAAGTGATAATTGAGACGTCTGAACTTGACGATGAAAAAAAGGTTGAAGTGTGCGAAATTGCAGCTGCAGCAGGTGCTGATTTTGTAAAAACTTCCACGGGTTTTTCTAAAAGCGGAGCAAAGTATGATGATATACTTCTAATGAAAAAGGCTGTCGGTAACAAAGTCAGAATTAAGGCATCGGGCGGTATCAGAACGTTTGAAGATGCACTTTTGATGATACAAGCAGGAGCAAGCAGGATAGGTACAAGCAGCGGCGTTGCAATTGTAGGGGGAGAATAA